The Thermoleophilum album genome contains a region encoding:
- the rpmG gene encoding 50S ribosomal protein L33 — MARGEVRIAVTLACQECKRRNYQTEKNKRNDPDRIELRKYCRWCGRHTLHKETR, encoded by the coding sequence ATGGCCCGCGGAGAAGTACGCATAGCGGTCACGCTCGCTTGCCAAGAGTGCAAGCGCCGCAACTATCAGACCGAGAAAAACAAGCGCAACGATCCCGATCGGATCGAGCTGCGGAAGTACTGCCGCTGGTGCGGACGCCACACGCTCCACAAGGAGACGCGGTGA
- the secE gene encoding preprotein translocase subunit SecE → MAGRRERAEARRAARRARELGLQGEAPDALSEGVSELTASSPKAPRRRSEAEVETDHSTGREAPQGFRVLQFLREVRAELKRVEWPDRETVVRLTGVVIAFVIITGAYLGLLDAVLSRLVQLIL, encoded by the coding sequence GTGGCCGGTCGCCGTGAACGGGCGGAGGCTCGCCGGGCTGCGCGACGAGCCCGCGAGCTGGGCTTGCAGGGCGAAGCTCCGGACGCCTTGTCCGAAGGCGTTTCCGAGCTAACCGCGAGCTCCCCGAAGGCCCCGCGTCGTCGATCCGAAGCAGAGGTCGAGACCGACCACTCGACCGGGCGCGAGGCGCCCCAGGGCTTCCGCGTCCTACAATTCCTGCGCGAGGTCCGGGCGGAGCTCAAGCGGGTCGAGTGGCCCGACCGAGAGACCGTCGTGCGACTCACCGGGGTAGTGATCGCCTTCGTGATCATCACGGGCGCCTACCTCGGCCTCCTCGACGCCGTCCTCTCGCGCCTCGTTCAACTGATCCTTTAG
- the nusG gene encoding transcription termination/antitermination protein NusG, with protein sequence MFRWYAVNTYSGHEKKVKENLEHRLRTMGQQHNVRQIVIPTEQVQELKDGQKVQKEQRTMPGYLLINMNLTDESWSVVKGTPGVTGFVGPRGEPVPLTQQEVDRILKREVIERPRQRAQFQVGDQVKVVSGPLSDFSGEVAEINPDAGKLKVLVSIFGRETPVEVGFDQVKKIG encoded by the coding sequence ATGTTCCGCTGGTACGCCGTCAACACCTATTCAGGCCACGAGAAAAAGGTCAAGGAGAACCTTGAGCACCGTCTGCGCACGATGGGGCAGCAGCACAACGTGCGCCAGATCGTCATCCCGACCGAGCAGGTCCAGGAGCTCAAGGACGGGCAGAAGGTTCAGAAGGAGCAGCGGACGATGCCCGGCTACTTGCTGATCAACATGAACTTGACCGACGAATCGTGGTCCGTCGTCAAGGGCACGCCTGGCGTTACGGGTTTCGTTGGTCCGCGGGGCGAGCCGGTGCCGCTCACCCAGCAGGAGGTCGACCGGATCCTCAAGCGGGAGGTGATCGAGCGGCCGCGTCAGCGCGCGCAGTTCCAGGTCGGCGACCAGGTCAAGGTCGTCTCCGGCCCGTTGTCCGACTTCTCCGGCGAGGTCGCCGAGATCAACCCCGACGCAGGCAAGCTCAAGGTGCTGGTCTCGATCTTCGGGCGTGAGACGCCAGTCGAGGTCGGCTTTGACCAGGTCAAGAAGATCGGCTGA